One genomic segment of Ancylobacter sp. IITR112 includes these proteins:
- a CDS encoding winged helix-turn-helix transcriptional regulator — MARRHQDYACGEGCPVEAALEIIGAKWKGGIVYHLLSGEVRFSELGRRMPNVTARILAKALRELEADGVIARTVYPTIPPQVGYRLTAAGEGLRPAILALHRWGRRPRGAFDVAAE; from the coding sequence ATGGCGAGGCGGCATCAGGACTATGCGTGCGGCGAGGGCTGCCCGGTGGAGGCGGCGCTGGAAATCATCGGCGCCAAATGGAAGGGCGGCATCGTCTATCATCTGCTCTCGGGCGAGGTGCGGTTCAGCGAACTCGGCCGGCGCATGCCCAATGTCACCGCGCGCATCCTCGCCAAGGCGCTGCGCGAACTGGAGGCGGACGGGGTGATCGCCCGCACCGTCTACCCCACCATTCCCCCTCAGGTCGGCTATCGGCTGACCGCGGCGGGCGAGGGCCTGCGTCCGGCCATCCTCGCCCTGCACCGCTGGGGACGCCGCCCGCGCGGCGCCTTTGACGTGGCGGCAGAGTGA
- a CDS encoding rhamnan synthesis F family protein codes for MTPSESSLPEQASSAPAGAPPDRAGEDRPAKRARYHMPKQRSPLRRWITANTQKAGRRLGRLLFDAEGHPRAFLRALLFDAYQRPRPGLEGVIFKEPGRPRRPFANWLTRSDATLAPLVATLRFPPPMPGRRTVFVVIETSAAPAEGLLRQLARDHHVVVLVLDGATADGERAPAGEGVTLVPVPVAGARAPRAVLLDALALRAGADRPLFAVTAGLGTIDAADALEQRGIPVVAVIGAPDAGLTGRASPVPAVEPALDPVLGPALELALDRASALVFPSSAARAAALSALPRFAARRRLVAADDPLGAGAAEVLAVGHEIGEELDREVSLVLGHEPERLEVLDIPRENDPPGDFTVVEKLEARIADWRRKALLKRHPNRPPLRRPYSGFHPLIYAEHHPVACFDQRRYPLAHWIERGCPPGPWAIPVFGPLREKRASGLKSALHGHFFYPDLLPELLERVAVNASRPDLFLTTDTPAKAAELKVMTADYPAPVRIDLVPNSGRDVGPFLTGLRDVLTGGGHDVFFHVHGKKTKGRRRAIGDPWRHFLWENLIGGAHPMLDAVLAYMEAQPKLGLIYPEDTHLLDWARNGRICAELREDLGLTEPPGTYVDFPVGNMFAIRPEALAPYLRLDLGWADYPAEPIPDDGTLMHGLERLLPMAVRGAGFTTAAARVPGTDWD; via the coding sequence ATGACCCCTTCCGAGTCTTCCCTGCCGGAACAGGCATCGTCCGCGCCCGCCGGCGCGCCGCCGGATCGTGCCGGCGAGGACCGCCCCGCCAAGCGCGCGCGCTATCACATGCCGAAGCAGCGAAGCCCGCTGCGGCGCTGGATCACCGCCAACACGCAGAAGGCCGGGCGCCGGCTGGGGCGGCTGCTGTTCGACGCCGAGGGGCATCCGCGCGCCTTTCTGCGCGCGCTGCTGTTCGACGCCTATCAGCGCCCGCGCCCCGGGCTGGAGGGCGTGATCTTCAAGGAACCCGGCCGGCCCCGGCGTCCCTTCGCCAACTGGCTGACCCGTTCCGACGCGACGCTGGCGCCGCTGGTCGCCACGCTGCGTTTTCCCCCGCCCATGCCGGGGCGGCGGACCGTGTTCGTGGTGATCGAGACCAGCGCCGCGCCGGCGGAGGGGCTGCTGCGCCAGCTCGCCCGCGATCACCATGTCGTGGTGCTGGTGCTGGACGGGGCGACGGCGGATGGCGAGCGGGCTCCCGCCGGCGAAGGGGTGACGCTGGTGCCGGTGCCGGTCGCCGGCGCACGAGCGCCCCGCGCGGTGCTGCTCGACGCGCTGGCGCTGCGCGCCGGCGCCGACCGGCCGCTTTTCGCCGTCACCGCAGGACTGGGGACCATCGACGCCGCCGATGCTCTGGAGCAGCGCGGCATTCCCGTCGTCGCGGTGATCGGCGCTCCCGATGCCGGCCTTACCGGGCGAGCTTCGCCGGTCCCCGCCGTCGAGCCGGCTTTGGACCCGGTGCTGGGTCCGGCGCTGGAACTGGCGCTGGACCGGGCGAGCGCGCTCGTCTTCCCCTCATCCGCGGCGCGCGCGGCGGCGCTATCCGCCCTGCCGCGCTTTGCCGCGCGGCGGCGGCTGGTGGCGGCCGACGACCCGCTGGGCGCCGGCGCGGCCGAGGTGCTGGCCGTCGGCCACGAGATCGGCGAGGAACTGGACCGGGAAGTGTCGCTGGTGCTCGGCCATGAGCCGGAGCGGCTGGAAGTGCTCGACATTCCGCGCGAAAATGACCCGCCGGGCGATTTCACCGTGGTGGAAAAGCTGGAAGCGCGGATCGCCGACTGGCGGCGCAAGGCGCTGTTGAAGCGCCACCCCAACCGGCCGCCGCTGCGCCGGCCCTATTCCGGCTTTCACCCGCTGATCTATGCCGAGCACCATCCCGTCGCCTGCTTCGACCAAAGGCGCTACCCGCTCGCGCACTGGATCGAGCGCGGCTGCCCGCCGGGGCCGTGGGCGATCCCGGTGTTCGGGCCGCTGCGGGAGAAGCGGGCGAGCGGGCTGAAGAGCGCGCTGCACGGGCATTTCTTCTATCCCGACCTGCTGCCGGAACTGCTGGAGCGCGTCGCGGTCAATGCCAGCCGCCCCGATCTCTTCCTCACCACCGACACGCCGGCCAAGGCGGCCGAGCTGAAGGTGATGACGGCGGATTATCCGGCGCCGGTGCGGATCGACCTCGTGCCCAATAGCGGGCGCGATGTCGGGCCGTTCCTCACCGGCCTGCGCGACGTGCTGACGGGCGGCGGCCATGACGTGTTCTTTCATGTTCACGGCAAGAAGACGAAAGGCCGGCGCCGCGCCATTGGCGATCCCTGGCGGCATTTCCTGTGGGAGAATCTGATCGGCGGCGCCCACCCCATGCTCGATGCCGTGCTCGCTTATATGGAGGCGCAGCCGAAGCTGGGGCTGATCTATCCCGAGGACACGCATCTGCTGGACTGGGCCCGCAATGGCCGCATCTGTGCGGAGTTGCGGGAGGATCTCGGCCTGACCGAGCCGCCGGGCACCTATGTCGATTTTCCCGTCGGCAACATGTTCGCCATCCGGCCGGAGGCGCTTGCCCCCTATCTCCGGCTCGATCTCGGCTGGGCGGACTATCCCGCCGAGCCTATACCCGACGACGGCACGCTGATGCACGGGCTGGAGCGGCTGCTGCCGATGGCGGTGCGCGGGGCCGGCTTCACCACAGCCGCCGCGCGGGTGCCGGGCACCGACTGGGACTGA
- a CDS encoding nitrilase-related carbon-nitrogen hydrolase: MSDAFPSSASSFAPADQVLIALAQLNPVAGDPAGNAGRVRAARALAGGQGAELVAFPELFLSGRPPEERMLAPDFQAACREEVEALARETADGGPALLLGAPWSEGGRLFNAALLLEGGKVAASRFKVELAGSGRWEERRVFTPGPLPGPLAFRGVRLGVPVGADLASADVIECLAETGAEILIAPGASPHQRQAQDERLSLAVARVMESGLPLAWLNPVGGQGALGFDGGSFVLNADRTLAVQLPNFQERVRITRWERWADGWRCEEGARAPLLEGDEADYAAAMLGLRDTVEKNGHSGTVLPLAGDAAALAGVLAGVLAVDALGAERVQAVAFAAPAPEGSADAAALMQVLGVRTDTAPMAELLQAVAGVVAPLAAAPQDGRDTLPAHLRAALLQTLADRRCALLLAPGEDVPGAFDPLAGLDDTQWIRLSRLRNRWKPAGALGPDGPVVPDALLAALPG, encoded by the coding sequence ATGTCCGATGCTTTCCCGTCCAGCGCGTCCAGCTTCGCCCCCGCCGATCAGGTGCTGATCGCCCTTGCCCAGCTCAACCCGGTGGCCGGCGACCCCGCCGGCAATGCGGGGCGCGTGCGCGCGGCGCGGGCGCTGGCGGGCGGGCAGGGGGCGGAGCTGGTGGCGTTTCCCGAGCTTTTCCTTTCCGGCCGGCCGCCAGAGGAGCGGATGCTCGCCCCGGACTTTCAGGCCGCGTGCCGCGAGGAGGTGGAGGCGCTCGCCCGCGAGACCGCCGATGGCGGCCCGGCGCTGCTGCTCGGAGCGCCATGGAGCGAAGGCGGCCGGCTGTTCAATGCCGCGCTGCTGCTTGAGGGCGGCAAAGTGGCGGCGAGCCGTTTCAAGGTGGAGCTGGCCGGCTCTGGCCGGTGGGAGGAGCGCCGCGTCTTCACTCCCGGCCCGCTGCCGGGCCCGCTGGCTTTTCGCGGCGTGCGGCTCGGCGTGCCGGTGGGGGCGGATCTCGCCTCGGCCGATGTGATCGAGTGCCTTGCCGAGACCGGTGCGGAAATCCTCATCGCCCCGGGCGCCTCGCCCCATCAACGTCAGGCGCAGGACGAGCGGCTGAGCCTCGCCGTCGCCCGGGTGATGGAGAGCGGGCTGCCGCTTGCCTGGCTCAACCCGGTGGGCGGGCAGGGGGCGCTGGGGTTCGACGGCGGCTCTTTCGTGCTCAATGCCGACCGCACGCTGGCGGTGCAACTGCCGAATTTCCAGGAGCGGGTGCGGATCACCCGCTGGGAGCGCTGGGCCGACGGCTGGCGCTGCGAGGAGGGCGCACGGGCGCCACTGCTGGAGGGCGACGAGGCGGACTATGCCGCCGCCATGCTCGGCCTGCGCGACACGGTCGAGAAGAATGGGCATTCCGGCACGGTGCTGCCGCTCGCCGGCGATGCCGCCGCGCTCGCCGGCGTGCTCGCCGGCGTGCTCGCGGTGGATGCGCTGGGGGCGGAGCGGGTGCAGGCGGTGGCTTTCGCCGCGCCCGCGCCGGAGGGCTCTGCCGACGCAGCGGCGCTGATGCAGGTACTGGGCGTGCGCACCGATACAGCGCCGATGGCCGAGCTGCTGCAGGCGGTGGCCGGTGTTGTGGCGCCGCTGGCCGCCGCCCCGCAAGACGGCCGGGACACGCTTCCAGCCCATCTGCGCGCCGCGCTGCTGCAGACGCTGGCCGACCGGCGCTGCGCGCTGCTGCTGGCGCCCGGCGAGGACGTGCCGGGCGCTTTTGATCCTCTGGCCGGGCTCGACGACACGCAGTGGATCCGTCTCTCCCGGCTGCGCAACCGCTGGAAGCCGGCTGGGGCGCTCGGCCCGGACGGGCCGGTGGTTCCCGACGCCCTCCTCGCCGCGCTGCCGGGCTGA
- a CDS encoding AEC family transporter, protein MTPIIQDIFSIFFVLALGYVAGKRSSFDQAQASGFNHLVLTYCLPALLFVSIANSSREALFSDTRLLSISVAVLLFWYFIAFFGALLVFGHDRREAGIAGLSAGAPTVGFLGMAVLSPLFGGTAALSVAIVALVVNVILVPLGMFFVAPKGTSPGAALVKAAKEPVVLAPMIAVVLVLAGVRMPEFFQAPLALIGHATSGVAVFAAGLVLSAHKFQLNAEVLWNSLVKVGLMPASMLALALLTGVSPTHLEQVVLLAALPPAFSGIVIAGREQTYVDLASSTLIVSVVAFAGAAPLWTALARHLAG, encoded by the coding sequence GTGACGCCGATTATTCAGGATATTTTTTCCATCTTTTTCGTCCTCGCCCTCGGCTATGTCGCGGGAAAACGCTCCAGCTTCGATCAGGCGCAGGCCTCGGGATTCAATCATCTGGTCCTCACCTATTGCCTGCCCGCGCTGCTCTTTGTCTCCATCGCCAATTCCTCGCGCGAGGCGCTGTTTTCCGACACGCGGCTGCTCAGCATTTCCGTCGCCGTGCTGCTGTTCTGGTATTTCATCGCCTTTTTCGGCGCACTCCTCGTCTTCGGCCATGACCGGCGGGAAGCCGGCATCGCCGGGCTCAGCGCCGGCGCGCCGACCGTGGGCTTTCTCGGCATGGCGGTGCTCTCGCCGCTGTTCGGCGGCACGGCTGCTCTGAGTGTCGCCATCGTCGCGCTGGTGGTGAACGTCATCCTCGTCCCGCTCGGCATGTTCTTCGTCGCGCCGAAGGGCACCAGCCCCGGCGCCGCGCTGGTCAAGGCGGCGAAGGAGCCGGTGGTGCTGGCGCCGATGATCGCGGTCGTGCTGGTGCTGGCCGGCGTCCGCATGCCCGAGTTTTTCCAGGCGCCGCTGGCGCTGATCGGCCACGCCACCTCGGGCGTCGCGGTGTTCGCCGCCGGGCTGGTGCTCTCCGCGCACAAATTCCAGCTCAATGCGGAAGTGCTGTGGAATTCGCTGGTCAAGGTCGGGCTGATGCCGGCCTCGATGCTGGCGCTGGCGCTGCTGACGGGGGTCAGCCCCACCCATCTCGAACAGGTGGTGCTGCTCGCCGCGCTGCCGCCGGCCTTCTCGGGCATCGTCATCGCCGGCCGCGAACAGACCTATGTCGATCTCGCCTCCTCGACGCTGATCGTCAGCGTGGTCGCCTTTGCCGGGGCGGCGCCGCTATGGACCGCGCTCGCCCGCCATCTCGCGGGGTAA
- a CDS encoding glutamate--tRNA ligase, which translates to MPETAPDTPPVLRFAPSPTGLLHVGNARTALYNALFARQWGGTFILRYDDTDTARSTEAFADAIAQDMGWLGLVPDRVEHQSRRLARYDAAVARLKELGRLYPAYETEDELEARRQSRRRRGLPPLYDRAALKLSAAERAALEVDGRRPHWRFRLDGRQVAWDDLVRGRQGVDTATLSDPVLVREDGSYLYTLTSVVDDIDMGVTHVVRGEDHVTNTGVQIEIIEALGGPVPRFGHHNLLVLPSGEGLSKRLGHLSLRALRAEGEEALAVASLAVLTGTSRAVEPVASLDALAARIDFGAISRAPARFDPAELSALTAATLHHLPYEAVAARLEGLGVGGFEAFWLAVRGNLAHLSEAADWWRVVEGPLTPVSAPEDADFLAQAAALLPEAWGEDVYPRWIAALKPASGRAGRGLFHPLRLALTGRESGPEMKALLPLIGRDKAAARLRGESA; encoded by the coding sequence ATGCCCGAGACAGCCCCCGACACCCCGCCCGTCCTGCGCTTCGCACCGTCGCCCACCGGCCTCCTGCATGTCGGCAACGCGCGAACCGCGCTGTACAATGCCCTGTTCGCCCGGCAATGGGGTGGTACTTTCATCCTGCGCTATGATGATACGGATACCGCACGCTCCACTGAGGCGTTCGCCGATGCCATCGCGCAGGATATGGGCTGGCTCGGCCTCGTACCGGACCGGGTGGAGCACCAGTCGCGGCGGCTGGCGCGTTATGACGCGGCGGTGGCGCGGCTGAAGGAACTGGGGCGCCTCTACCCCGCCTATGAAACCGAGGACGAATTGGAGGCCAGGCGCCAGTCGCGGCGCCGGCGCGGCCTGCCGCCGCTTTATGACCGCGCGGCGCTGAAACTCTCCGCGGCCGAGCGCGCGGCGCTGGAGGTGGACGGGCGCCGGCCGCATTGGCGCTTCCGCCTCGATGGCCGGCAGGTGGCGTGGGACGACCTCGTGCGCGGGCGGCAGGGCGTCGACACCGCAACCCTTTCCGATCCCGTGCTGGTGCGCGAGGACGGCTCCTATCTCTACACGCTGACATCCGTCGTCGACGACATCGACATGGGCGTGACCCATGTGGTGCGCGGCGAGGACCATGTGACCAATACCGGCGTGCAGATCGAGATCATCGAGGCGCTGGGGGGCCCGGTGCCGCGCTTCGGACACCACAATCTTCTGGTGCTGCCGAGCGGGGAGGGGCTGTCCAAGCGGCTCGGCCATCTCTCGCTAAGGGCGCTGCGGGCGGAAGGCGAAGAGGCGCTGGCGGTGGCGAGCCTCGCCGTGCTCACCGGCACCTCGCGGGCGGTGGAACCGGTCGCCTCGCTCGACGCGCTGGCGGCCAGGATCGACTTCGGCGCGATCTCCCGCGCCCCGGCGCGCTTCGACCCGGCGGAGCTTTCCGCGCTCACCGCCGCGACGCTGCATCACCTGCCGTATGAGGCGGTGGCCGCGCGGCTGGAGGGGCTCGGCGTCGGCGGCTTTGAGGCGTTCTGGCTGGCAGTGCGCGGCAATCTCGCCCACCTTTCCGAGGCGGCCGACTGGTGGCGCGTGGTCGAGGGGCCGCTGACGCCGGTCTCCGCGCCGGAGGATGCCGATTTCCTCGCGCAGGCGGCGGCGCTGCTGCCGGAGGCGTGGGGCGAGGATGTCTATCCGCGCTGGATCGCGGCGTTGAAGCCGGCGAGCGGACGCGCCGGGCGGGGACTGTTCCACCCGCTGCGCCTTGCCCTCACCGGGCGCGAGAGCGGGCCGGAAATGAAGGCGCTGCTGCCGCTGATCGGCCGCGACAAGGCGGCGGCGCGGCTGCGGGGCGAGAGCGCCTAG